From the genome of Nicotiana sylvestris chromosome 1, ASM39365v2, whole genome shotgun sequence:
agttgaccatggaaaactactttcattcttttcccatctataagagctaactgcTTGTATCCTTACCCATTTTGCATCGtcaagttctgcttcctgtatgattctcaaggagggaatttttacctcggcgggaatgactgcttctataccataaaccaacatatagggagttgccccagttgatgtgcgaatTGTGGTGCGGTATACCAATAAAACAactgataacttctcatgccactgcttatgtttctctatgatcttccttagtatctttttgatattcttattggcggcttctacaactccgTTCATCTAAGTTCTGTAAgatgtagaattcttgtgtttaatcttgaaggtttcacacatggctttcatcaggtctctactgagattggaaccattattagtgatgattgactccggaattccgaactgacaaacaatacggtcgcggacgaaatctgctaccactttcttagtcactgctttgtacgatgctgcttcaacccatttggtgaaataatcaattgccactagaatgaacctgtgcccatttgatgcggcaggcttgataggtccgataacatccattccccaagcggcgaatggctatggcgagcttgttgcagtaagctcgtttggaggcacgtCTGTATGTATCTGACAAcaatggcattttcggacatactggatgcagtccatttccatagtcatctaaaaataaccagctcgaagtattttcttggctaagacaaagccgttcatatgtggtccgcaggtccccgcatgaatttcctccaataatttggatgcttcctttgcgtcgacacaccttagtaatcccaaatcaggagtcctcctatacagtattcctccgctatgaaagaagttgttagataatctctgaagtgtgcgcttctgagtaggatttgcgagttctggatattctcccttcgtcaaatattctttgatatcatgaaaccaaggttttccgtctacttcttcttctacatgagcacagtaagttggctgatcatagatctttacaggaataggatcaatgaagttcttgtctgggtgttgtatcatggatgatagggtagccaatgcatcggcaaactcattttgaactctgggaacatgttggaactctgtctttgtgaacctctttctcaactcctgtacatgatgcaaataagggagtatcttggagttcttggtttcccattcttctcggacctgatgtataagcaggtctgaatctccgatcactagtaattcctaaatgttcatgtcaatggccaacttgagccctaagatgcaggcttcgtactcggccatgttgttggtgcatgggaacctatgtttggcagacaccagataatgctggccggtttctgatactaggaccactcctatgccaactccttttaggtttgctgctccgtcgaaaacattctccaaccatcataggattctgcaacatcttcccctatgaaagatacctcttcatcaggaaaatacgtctttagaggctcgtattctccatccacgagattttcagcaagatgatctgccagtgcttgtcctttgattgccttctaagtcacgtaaataatgtcgaattcactcagcaggattttccacttggctagcttgccagtgggcatgggcttctaaaagatgtacttcaaaggatccattcttgatatgagataagtagtataggcacaTAAATAGTGGCttaatttctgagctacccaagtcagagcacaacaggtgtgttccaatagagaataacgggcctcgtacggggtgaacttcttactgagttaatagatggcctgctcctttcttcccatttcatcatgctgccccagaacacaaccgaaagctctatccaatactgtaaggtagagtaatagaggtctacccggctcgggcgggaccaaaactggcggcgttgacaggtattccttgattctgtcaaaggctttctgacaatcatcagtccatttggtagcggcatccttcttcaacatcttaaagattggctcacaaatgataatagattgtgctatgaaccggctgatgtagttaggtcttcccaggaagctcataacctctttcttgttcttcagtggttgcaattcttggatggctttgacctttgacggatccagttctattcctcggcgactcacaagaACCCGAGTAGTTTTCCGGTAGGAACCCCGAAtacacacttggcgggattcaacTTCAAGTTGTACCATCTTAgtttgttgaagaacttcctcagatcttccatgtggtcagtggctctcttggatttgatgatgacgtcgtctacatacacctcgatctctttgtgtatcatttCATGGAAAATAGttgtcatgaccctcatgtaggtggccccaacattctttaacccaaacgacatcatcttgtaacaatacatcccccacgacgtaatgaaagccattttctctgcgtcttcctcatccatccatatctgatgatacatAGTGAAACAATCAACGAACGACtatagttcatgcttggcacagttgtcaattagaatgtgtatgttcagcaaggggaagtcgtcttcgGACTGGCCCTGTTAAGAtaccggtagtcgacacagactctaaccttcccgtccttcttcagcactggcacaatattggctaaatatgttggatactctactaccttgagaaccttggctttgacttgtctggtgacttcttccttgattttcaagttcatgtcgggtttgaacttcctgagcttctgttttactggtggacatgtcagatcgattggcagtttgtgagctacaatagatgtactgagaccactcatgtcatcataagaccaggcaaatatgtcctcatattcccttagaaattccatgtactttttcttttctgatggtgacagatgaacactgatgcgtgtttctttgacattttctgtatctcccaggttgacaacctcagtttcgtccaggttagacttaggtttgttctcaaaatcctcaaactctttaacaacctcttctggtatatcatcttcttctgagtctatatctgtttgttgcgttgcctcgttgcatgtcacaatcatcggttcattaagataagtaatagtaatactgtgtaaataaagtaaatgataaaaagtaataagagcaagatttataagaaactgaaatgatttgataaatttcataattgttttgaacattggagctcttatttcaatattaaaaatgcggaaagaaagtcaactagcaaaaaataaagataatgaatggtgctttgttcagccttgctaccgcGAAGCTTTCCGGgacctggtggttctgatggtccaattgtttaggcgtgctcctcggctcacagcttgtatagaaggggtttcctccccttcctcctcgaaaatgacacaacagtccatattatcatcttccaaaaacaaattcttATATAACACCGGTTGGCTGGAAGGTCTACTCTAagcgaggtatcggatgctccaacGGGTAGTAGGGACtgtgccatggtggtgaccagtggttgaactcctcccaagtgtattcataacccaaaccgaaagtggtacaatgtttcttcaacttgataggcttagcgattccttggagattcttgccaagtcccttgccaagttcgtatccacaccaattcagtatactttcaattttgtcatcccaccatttatccttgtccacggcgttgactcgctcaatgtgctggtaggtttctccgcctatcttccttcttcctccaatTGCttggatggtctggcgactatatatgggattgctaccgtcgtcgtgaataattacctcttagtgattccactcgaatttcactacttgatgtagggttgatgctacagccccaacggcatggatccagggccatcccaatagcaagttgtaagatgctgggacgtctatcacttgaaaatcaacgtcaaaccaagtcggtcccatttgcagacacaaactgatttccccaatagttgacctttgggatccatcgaaagctttgacattgatggctccatccttgatctcatgcatgCTCTTTACCAATGTTCTaagagtcaccaatggacaaatattgaggctggaccctccgtcaatcaggattctggtgatgaaataatcttcgtaCTGCACAGTGATATGCATTTccttgttgtggcttagcccttcaggtggGAGCTCATattcgtggaaagtgattttgtgactctccaatacttgacctaccatgtttgccatttctcctccagttatgttgttgggcacatatgcctcgctcagcactttcaataaggcattcttatgtacgtcagagctttgtagcagagccaagatagagatctgggctggcATTTTGTCCAACTGATAAAATGACCGAATtctctttggcttgtatcttcctctaGAGATCATCAGGCCTAGCTTCAGTGACGGTTGGTcatccagaggcctgcttactggattcagctagatgttttggagtataaaccctgccggttcttgtcataccctgtgctgcaattgcttctccagatttggttttccctttccttctcgcctcggtggTGTAAATCTCACGGTATGGCCTTTGGGTGGAACGGTGTTATGGCTGTCATGGCTACCgga
Proteins encoded in this window:
- the LOC138871545 gene encoding uncharacterized protein, which produces MNGVVEAANKNIKKILRKIIEKHKQWHEKLSVVLLVYRTTIRTSTGATPYMLVYGIEAVIPAEVKIPSLRIIQEAELDDAKWVRIQAVSSYRWEKNESSFPWSTLSEQNV